One Legionella lansingensis genomic region harbors:
- the lolA gene encoding outer membrane lipoprotein chaperone LolA has product MRRVIFLLLLIVGTNAFSDSVGDVLQTKLNGIRSLSANFSQVVKAKKRELSRSSGTMALERPGRFRWQTKDPMEQLVVADGEQLWVYDVDLEQVTVKKQEKGVGGTAALFLSGYDDTVTRDFDVTATTKGKTQIYDLHSKSPKANFQRVKLIFAGDILTGIEMYDQLGQHTIVNLKNVKTNPKLASTLFKFKPPKGTDVVKQ; this is encoded by the coding sequence ATGAGAAGAGTGATTTTTTTACTATTATTGATCGTTGGAACAAATGCATTTAGTGACTCAGTTGGGGATGTACTACAAACTAAACTGAATGGCATTCGCAGTTTAAGTGCTAATTTTAGCCAGGTAGTTAAGGCAAAAAAACGAGAGCTTTCTCGTTCCTCGGGCACAATGGCACTGGAGAGACCAGGGCGTTTTCGTTGGCAAACAAAGGACCCAATGGAACAACTCGTCGTTGCTGATGGCGAGCAATTATGGGTTTATGATGTAGACTTAGAACAAGTAACGGTTAAAAAGCAAGAAAAAGGTGTCGGAGGCACAGCGGCTTTGTTTTTAAGTGGTTATGATGACACAGTTACACGTGATTTTGATGTTACTGCAACAACAAAAGGCAAAACGCAGATTTATGACTTACACTCAAAATCACCTAAAGCTAACTTTCAACGAGTGAAGTTAATTTTTGCTGGCGATATCTTAACTGGCATCGAAATGTATGATCAGCTTGGTCAACATACCATTGTCAATTTAAAGAATGTAAAGACGAATCCAAAACTTGCCTCCACTTTGTTTAAATTTAAACCACCAAAAGGAACTGATGTGGTTAAACAATGA
- a CDS encoding replication-associated recombination protein A, which translates to MQPKIPLAELLRPTHWSEVIGQEHLLGPGKPLQLAFESGVPHSMILWGPPGVGKTTLARLSAKAFDCEWIALSAVFSGVKDIRAAIEQAKQHLEQNRQTILFIDEIHRFNKSQQDALLPFTESGLITIIGATTENPSFEVISALLSRAQVYVLNALRETDLKALLQRAQQKVLSHLQFKEEAIHHLVAYADGDARRLLNLLEQISTAAEALGVAEVTVDLIRNALSPANRRFDKGGENFYDQISALHKSVRGSHPDAALYWLCRMLDGGVDPLYLARRIIRMAWEDIGLADPRAIQLANEAAVTYERLGSPEGELALGQAVIYLAIAPKSNAGYTAFNQAMAFVKQDKSREVPLHLRNAPTRLMKQLGYGHEYRYAHDEPNAYAAGETYLPEGMPEPRWYDPTSRGLEIKIAEKMAFLRKLDKEAAKK; encoded by the coding sequence ATGCAACCAAAAATCCCTCTTGCTGAATTATTAAGACCTACGCATTGGAGTGAGGTGATCGGGCAAGAACATTTATTAGGACCTGGGAAGCCATTACAGTTAGCGTTTGAATCAGGTGTGCCGCATTCGATGATCCTATGGGGGCCACCAGGTGTAGGCAAGACAACATTAGCGAGATTAAGTGCTAAGGCTTTTGATTGCGAATGGATAGCGCTTTCAGCCGTCTTCTCTGGTGTTAAAGATATCCGAGCAGCAATTGAGCAAGCTAAACAACATTTAGAACAAAACCGACAAACCATATTATTTATCGATGAAATCCATCGCTTCAACAAGTCCCAACAGGATGCGTTGCTACCGTTTACGGAATCTGGGCTGATTACGATTATTGGAGCGACTACGGAGAATCCGTCGTTTGAGGTGATCTCAGCGCTGCTTTCACGGGCGCAAGTGTATGTCTTAAACGCTTTGAGGGAAACAGATCTTAAAGCCTTGTTGCAGCGTGCACAGCAAAAGGTCCTTTCTCATCTGCAATTTAAGGAAGAGGCTATTCATCACTTGGTAGCCTATGCGGATGGTGATGCTCGTCGCTTACTTAATTTATTGGAGCAAATTAGCACGGCTGCTGAGGCTTTGGGTGTGGCAGAGGTGACGGTTGATCTGATTCGCAATGCATTAAGTCCGGCAAATCGACGCTTCGATAAAGGCGGAGAAAATTTTTATGATCAAATTTCAGCATTGCATAAGTCTGTCCGCGGCTCCCATCCAGATGCTGCTTTATATTGGTTATGCCGCATGTTGGATGGTGGGGTAGATCCCCTTTATCTGGCTCGCAGAATCATAAGAATGGCTTGGGAGGATATTGGTTTAGCCGATCCTCGCGCCATACAATTGGCCAATGAAGCTGCTGTCACCTATGAGCGCTTAGGATCTCCTGAGGGTGAATTGGCTTTAGGTCAAGCAGTGATTTACCTTGCGATAGCCCCTAAAAGTAATGCCGGTTACACAGCCTTTAATCAAGCTATGGCTTTTGTAAAACAGGATAAATCCCGTGAAGTGCCACTCCATCTTCGTAATGCCCCGACGCGTTTAATGAAGCAATTGGGTTATGGGCATGAGTATCGTTATGCTCACGATGAGCCCAATGCTTATGCAGCAGGTGAGACTTATCTTCCTGAAGGAATGCCGGAACCTCGTTGGTATGATCCTACCTCTAGGGGGCTAGAAATAAAAATTGCTGAGAAGATGGCATTTTTAAGAAAATTAGATAAAGAAGCAGCCAAGAAATAG
- a CDS encoding type III polyketide synthase yields the protein MQSAITAIGTATPPYKRDQREIADLICQGFKLKPAERRLVKAIYKSCGIQQRYSVLSDYGKSPEEFDFLPNDADAPLPSTGARMRIYKDHALTLALNAIENCLTGRPDFNKKAITHLITVSCTGMYAPGLDIEIIHHLGLNPTTQRTAINFMGCYGAFNGIKVADAVCKTNINAKVLVVCIELCTIHFQRNQTTENIISNAIFADGAAAALIEVRGKTKSYLALESFYCDLIPQTQEEMAWHISDSGFDIVLSSYVPEIIKSGIAIFAENLLKTVSWSFVDIDYYAIHPGGLKILQACEEALNITPEDNNHSYAILREFGNMSSATVLFVLKRLWANLNEKDNKKNIFSCAFGPGLTLEAMLLKVHSIT from the coding sequence ATGCAATCTGCGATCACTGCAATCGGAACCGCAACCCCTCCTTATAAACGAGACCAACGTGAAATCGCAGACCTCATCTGCCAAGGCTTTAAGTTAAAGCCTGCTGAGAGGAGGCTCGTAAAGGCCATTTATAAATCCTGCGGGATTCAGCAAAGATATAGTGTTCTAAGTGATTATGGCAAGTCTCCGGAAGAGTTTGATTTTTTGCCCAATGATGCTGATGCTCCTTTGCCAAGCACAGGAGCACGAATGCGGATTTACAAAGATCATGCGTTAACATTAGCGTTGAATGCTATTGAGAATTGTTTAACAGGTCGACCCGATTTCAACAAAAAAGCCATTACTCATCTGATAACAGTGAGCTGCACAGGCATGTATGCTCCTGGCTTGGATATTGAGATCATTCACCACCTGGGATTAAATCCCACAACGCAGCGTACAGCGATTAACTTTATGGGTTGTTATGGAGCCTTTAATGGCATCAAAGTAGCTGATGCAGTGTGTAAAACCAATATCAATGCGAAGGTGTTAGTGGTTTGTATAGAGCTATGCACCATCCATTTTCAGAGAAACCAAACCACAGAAAATATTATCTCTAATGCTATTTTTGCTGATGGTGCGGCGGCAGCGCTAATTGAAGTGAGAGGAAAAACCAAGAGTTATTTAGCATTAGAATCGTTTTACTGTGATTTAATTCCACAAACTCAGGAGGAAATGGCTTGGCATATTTCTGATTCGGGATTTGACATCGTTCTTAGTAGTTATGTACCAGAGATCATAAAGTCTGGTATTGCTATCTTTGCTGAGAATCTCTTGAAAACGGTAAGTTGGTCATTTGTTGATATTGATTACTATGCTATTCATCCAGGAGGTCTTAAGATTTTACAAGCCTGCGAAGAGGCATTAAATATTACGCCTGAGGATAACAATCATTCCTATGCAATATTACGTGAGTTTGGCAACATGTCTTCTGCCACGGTGTTATTTGTTCTAAAACGACTTTGGGCCAATCTCAACGAGAAAGATAATAAAAAAAACATATTTAGCTGCGCTTTTGGACCTGGGTTAACTCTGGAAGCCATGTTATTAAAAGTACATTCTATAACTTAG
- a CDS encoding TVP38/TMEM64 family protein — protein sequence MKLTNRRLWQSVKRWLPLVFILWGFVAFFSLGLQRYLSFQSLKAYQSLLIEWTNAHYWLASLTYIGIYTIAVAISVPGAVFLTLAGGFLFGPIWGSLFVVFSATLGASFLFFAVKTALGDSLAKRASSWVHRMRDGFNQNAFSYLLVLRLIPLFPFWVVNIVPALLGVQAKTFVLATFIGIIPGSVVYVFVGSGLSHVFATNQTPNLGIIFDPHVLLPLLGLATLSLLPVLYRILLRKRKGVKS from the coding sequence ATGAAATTAACAAACCGACGGCTATGGCAGTCAGTTAAGCGCTGGCTTCCGTTAGTGTTCATACTCTGGGGATTTGTGGCATTCTTCAGCCTAGGATTGCAGCGATACTTAAGTTTTCAGAGCTTAAAAGCATACCAATCTCTGTTAATAGAATGGACAAACGCGCATTATTGGCTCGCTAGCCTAACCTACATCGGAATTTATACGATTGCAGTCGCCATTTCAGTACCGGGTGCTGTTTTTCTGACGTTGGCCGGTGGATTTTTATTCGGCCCTATTTGGGGCAGCCTTTTTGTGGTTTTTAGCGCAACATTAGGCGCAAGTTTCTTGTTTTTTGCGGTAAAAACGGCGCTGGGTGACTCATTAGCTAAACGTGCATCTAGTTGGGTTCATCGCATGCGTGATGGATTTAATCAAAATGCGTTTTCGTATTTATTAGTATTGCGCTTAATTCCTTTGTTTCCTTTTTGGGTGGTGAATATTGTCCCAGCACTGTTAGGTGTTCAGGCTAAAACATTTGTTTTGGCCACATTTATCGGAATTATTCCAGGTTCCGTAGTATATGTGTTCGTTGGTAGTGGATTAAGCCATGTGTTCGCAACCAACCAAACCCCAAATTTAGGGATTATTTTTGATCCTCATGTGTTGCTCCCACTCCTGGGTTTAGCAACGTTATCATTGCTACCGGTGCTCTATCGAATACTCTTAAGAAAACGAAAGGGAGTTAAATCATGA
- a CDS encoding dihydrolipoyl dehydrogenase family protein, whose protein sequence is MNQTIRFDLAIIGAGPGGLSLASGASQLGLNVVLIESNKMGGDCLNTGCVPSKSLLAAAKSIYQARHQARYFGAEGSLKTINFHQVMSHVSRVIETIAEHDSVERFESLGVQVIRGHAQFLSPDTLQAGDVRIKAKRFVIATGSIPFVPPIQGIESIPYETNETIFNLQTLPKHLMVIGGGPIGCELAQAFAMLGSEVSIIEAMTILPKDDRDCVAIVKHQLEETGVRFYEQSQVNLIANLKSGIDVQIETPKGVCTLTGSHVLVATGRRPNIAQLDLDKAGVRYSAKGIEVNARLQTTNKHIYAIGDVASPYQFTHMASYHAGIVLRNIVFKLPAKINHQAIPWVTYTYPELAHVGKTDSEVNDDTNYQTTEWLFKDNDRAQTEKETLGKIKIVTNKKGRIVAATIVGAHAGELILPWVIAVRESKSLRSFTDVIVPYPTLSEVSKQVAGEFYKPKLFSNTTRRLVFWLQKLWW, encoded by the coding sequence ATGAACCAGACAATTCGTTTTGATTTGGCCATCATTGGAGCTGGTCCCGGTGGGTTGAGTTTGGCGTCAGGCGCTTCTCAATTAGGGTTAAACGTCGTTTTAATTGAGTCGAACAAGATGGGCGGTGACTGTTTGAACACAGGTTGCGTTCCCTCCAAATCGTTGCTTGCAGCAGCAAAATCCATTTATCAAGCTCGCCATCAAGCCCGATATTTCGGCGCGGAAGGATCGCTAAAAACCATTAATTTTCATCAAGTGATGAGTCATGTGAGCCGTGTCATTGAAACAATTGCAGAGCATGACTCCGTTGAGCGTTTTGAATCCTTGGGTGTTCAAGTCATCCGGGGTCATGCTCAGTTTCTATCGCCAGATACACTTCAAGCGGGTGATGTGCGCATAAAAGCCAAGCGATTTGTCATTGCAACCGGCTCAATCCCGTTCGTGCCGCCCATCCAGGGGATTGAGTCCATCCCTTATGAGACGAATGAAACCATTTTTAACCTTCAGACATTGCCTAAACATTTAATGGTCATCGGTGGTGGTCCTATTGGTTGCGAGCTGGCTCAAGCATTTGCGATGCTTGGTAGTGAAGTCTCTATCATTGAAGCAATGACCATTCTGCCTAAAGATGATCGGGATTGTGTAGCCATTGTAAAGCATCAACTGGAAGAAACAGGTGTTAGGTTTTATGAACAATCGCAAGTCAATCTTATTGCAAATCTAAAATCAGGAATTGATGTACAAATCGAAACACCTAAGGGAGTATGCACATTGACAGGCTCTCATGTGTTGGTGGCAACAGGACGACGCCCTAATATTGCTCAATTGGATTTGGATAAGGCGGGTGTTCGTTATTCCGCAAAAGGCATTGAGGTTAATGCCCGACTACAAACGACGAATAAACATATTTATGCCATTGGCGATGTAGCAAGCCCTTACCAATTCACACATATGGCAAGCTATCATGCGGGTATTGTGTTGCGCAATATCGTCTTTAAACTGCCAGCTAAAATCAATCATCAAGCCATACCTTGGGTTACATACACCTACCCTGAACTTGCTCATGTAGGCAAAACGGATTCGGAAGTTAACGATGATACAAATTATCAAACGACTGAATGGTTATTTAAAGACAACGATCGGGCGCAAACTGAGAAAGAAACCCTAGGGAAAATTAAAATCGTGACCAATAAAAAAGGTCGAATTGTTGCTGCTACCATCGTCGGTGCACATGCTGGCGAATTGATTCTCCCTTGGGTGATAGCTGTTCGTGAGAGTAAATCCTTACGAAGTTTTACCGATGTGATCGTCCCTTATCCCACGCTGAGTGAAGTGAGTAAACAAGTAGCTGGGGAGTTTTATAAGCCCAAACTGTTTTCTAATACGACGCGCAGGTTGGTCTTTTGGCTGCAAAAACTGTGGTGGTGA
- a CDS encoding DedA family protein, whose translation MEQLHLICNTILHLDSYLFSFVSQYGAWTYLVLFLIIFCETGLVILPFLPGDSLLFASGSIAAQSSASLDIVLLFTLLVIASIIGNQLNYFFGRVIGPQVFTSDKSRFLNKKYLMKTHHFYEKHGGKTIIFARFIPIIRTFAPFIAGIGYMKRSHFFLYNIASATLWIGSLLFLGYFVGGLPFIKNNFTLVIYGIIVLSLLPPILTFLYRKLARAQKN comes from the coding sequence ATGGAACAACTACATCTTATTTGCAACACTATTTTACATCTTGATTCTTATCTTTTTTCCTTTGTTTCTCAATATGGTGCCTGGACTTATCTAGTGTTATTCTTGATTATTTTTTGTGAAACTGGTCTTGTTATCCTACCCTTTCTTCCTGGCGACTCCCTTCTTTTCGCTAGCGGAAGTATTGCAGCTCAGTCTAGTGCATCCTTGGATATCGTTCTCCTTTTTACCTTGCTCGTCATTGCTTCCATCATCGGTAACCAACTTAATTATTTTTTCGGAAGAGTCATAGGTCCTCAGGTCTTTACCAGTGATAAATCACGTTTTCTGAACAAAAAGTATTTGATGAAAACGCATCATTTTTATGAAAAGCATGGAGGTAAAACGATAATCTTTGCTCGCTTTATTCCCATTATCCGTACCTTTGCTCCTTTTATCGCTGGAATAGGTTATATGAAGCGCTCGCATTTTTTTCTCTATAATATAGCCAGTGCTACGCTGTGGATTGGTAGCCTGCTCTTTTTGGGCTATTTTGTAGGGGGACTGCCTTTTATTAAAAACAACTTTACCTTAGTCATTTATGGCATCATTGTGCTTTCTCTTCTTCCACCTATACTGACTTTTTTGTATCGCAAATTAGCTCGCGCACAGAAAAATTAA
- a CDS encoding sensor histidine kinase: MQTKNQHKESINLPEQDILACLPCGLLVLNTQGRIVWLNSAAEGLLGSNLQGAAWRDVIDQVFAPREDDGHEVSLVDGRRVRVAISSIDSLPGQLVTLTDLTATRAYEQARANQHRLIAIGRMTAQLAHQIRTPLSSAILYTEHLGMHPSMDARCLQWIARLQECHASIEQQIHDLLLFARGETIEPTLTEIQEWTKELLARAKHLIAAHSAELTVDNTLGERKISLHAESLTGALLNLIINALQAKATHLTLTIQQIGEKGVQLKVADNGVGMSDEVKSQAFAPFFTTKAQGTGLGLAVVNAVVKAHGGEVTLDSLSGKGSCVTINLPG, from the coding sequence ATGCAGACTAAGAATCAACATAAAGAATCTATTAATTTACCGGAGCAAGATATTCTTGCCTGTTTACCTTGTGGTCTTTTGGTCTTGAACACCCAAGGACGCATCGTTTGGTTAAATTCAGCTGCAGAGGGGTTGTTAGGTTCTAACCTGCAGGGAGCTGCATGGCGGGATGTGATTGATCAAGTTTTTGCACCACGGGAAGATGATGGTCATGAAGTGTCACTTGTGGATGGTCGTAGGGTAAGGGTTGCTATTTCTTCTATCGATAGTTTACCTGGTCAGTTGGTGACCTTAACTGATTTAACTGCTACGCGCGCCTATGAGCAAGCCAGGGCGAATCAACATCGCTTGATTGCCATTGGACGAATGACAGCGCAATTGGCGCATCAGATTAGAACGCCTTTATCCTCAGCAATTCTTTATACAGAGCACTTAGGTATGCACCCCTCTATGGATGCTCGTTGTTTACAATGGATAGCTCGCTTGCAGGAATGCCACGCCAGTATAGAGCAACAGATCCATGATTTACTGCTATTTGCAAGAGGCGAAACCATTGAGCCCACATTGACAGAGATTCAAGAGTGGACGAAGGAGTTGTTAGCAAGAGCAAAGCACCTAATTGCAGCCCATTCCGCGGAATTAACTGTCGATAATACTTTAGGAGAACGTAAGATCTCACTTCATGCTGAATCACTAACAGGTGCTCTATTGAATTTGATAATCAATGCCCTACAGGCTAAAGCCACTCATCTCACGTTGACGATTCAGCAAATTGGTGAAAAAGGTGTGCAATTAAAAGTAGCAGATAATGGTGTGGGAATGTCAGATGAAGTTAAATCTCAGGCCTTTGCTCCTTTTTTTACAACAAAGGCTCAAGGTACAGGATTGGGCCTGGCTGTTGTTAATGCAGTGGTAAAAGCACATGGTGGAGAGGTAACATTAGATTCTTTGTCAGGAAAAGGGAGTTGTGTCACGATTAATCTACCGGGATAA
- a CDS encoding sigma-54-dependent transcriptional regulator, protein MSDVLIVEDDPVLREALAETMNLAGHSYLAAKDGKEALAMLERHSPAIVLSDIRMDKIDGQQLLAEIQRRNPGVPVILMTAHGSVEDAVTAMRNGAVDYLQKPFSAHSLTEKINRYIKPLTDDDSQPVAQDPKSQALLSMTLRVAQSDVGVMISGESGTGKEVLAHFIHDHSPRKQHPFIAINCAAIPEQMLEATLFGYEKGAFTGAYKSTPGKFEQAQGGTLLLDEVSEMSLALQAKLLRVLQEKEVERIGANKLIQLDVRVIATSNRKLLDEVKDGRFREDLFYRLNVFPLHWLPLRERICDIIPLANYLIRRHCQNNYPVIPILSEEAKQALLEYSWPGNARELDNVVQRALVLQTHGVIEVPHLQLPKNNDGAVAARKMETKKIEGKSLQNHEFELILQTLKEHNGNRQQVAAILGVSERTLRYKLAKMREEGYSV, encoded by the coding sequence ATGAGTGATGTATTAATCGTTGAAGATGACCCTGTTTTAAGAGAAGCTCTGGCAGAGACAATGAATCTTGCCGGGCACTCATACTTGGCGGCGAAAGATGGTAAAGAAGCTTTAGCCATGCTTGAACGTCACAGTCCGGCTATTGTGCTCAGTGACATTCGCATGGATAAAATCGATGGGCAACAACTATTGGCAGAGATTCAGCGTCGAAATCCTGGTGTTCCGGTCATCTTGATGACTGCTCATGGTTCTGTCGAAGACGCAGTGACCGCCATGCGAAATGGAGCAGTTGATTATTTGCAAAAACCATTTAGTGCTCACTCACTGACCGAAAAAATAAACCGCTATATTAAACCGCTAACGGATGATGACAGTCAGCCTGTGGCGCAAGATCCAAAAAGCCAAGCGTTATTGTCCATGACCCTACGAGTCGCACAGTCTGATGTTGGGGTTATGATTAGCGGTGAAAGTGGGACTGGTAAAGAGGTTCTTGCTCATTTCATCCATGATCATTCCCCGCGAAAACAGCATCCTTTTATTGCTATCAATTGCGCAGCGATTCCTGAGCAAATGCTCGAGGCAACATTATTTGGCTATGAAAAAGGAGCATTTACCGGGGCCTATAAATCCACACCAGGTAAATTTGAGCAAGCTCAAGGGGGAACCTTGCTTCTTGATGAGGTAAGTGAGATGAGTTTGGCCTTGCAGGCGAAATTGTTGCGTGTACTACAAGAGAAAGAGGTAGAAAGGATAGGTGCGAATAAACTTATCCAACTGGATGTCAGAGTGATAGCAACGAGTAATAGAAAATTGCTTGATGAAGTAAAAGATGGTCGTTTTCGTGAGGATTTGTTCTATCGCTTAAATGTTTTTCCTCTGCACTGGTTGCCCTTAAGGGAAAGAATTTGTGACATTATTCCGTTAGCTAATTACCTTATTCGTCGTCATTGTCAGAATAATTATCCAGTGATACCGATCTTGAGTGAGGAAGCTAAGCAAGCCCTTTTAGAATATAGTTGGCCAGGAAATGCACGGGAATTAGATAATGTCGTTCAACGTGCATTAGTGTTGCAAACTCATGGGGTTATTGAAGTTCCTCATCTGCAGCTTCCGAAAAACAATGATGGAGCTGTCGCCGCTCGTAAGATGGAGACGAAAAAGATCGAGGGTAAGAGTCTGCAAAATCATGAATTTGAGCTCATCCTACAAACACTGAAAGAGCATAATGGTAACCGTCAACAAGTAGCGGCTATCTTGGGGGTAAGTGAGCGTACGTTGCGTTATAAGCTGGCTAAGATGCGTGAAGAAGGTTATTCCGTGTAG
- a CDS encoding APC family permease has product MKTNPQQKALKRELGVWGATMMGLGSIVGTGVFVSIGVAAGAAGPSVILAIALAAVVATCNAFSSAQLAASHAVSGGTYEYGYRYLHPWLGFTAGWMFLCAKMASAATAALGFAGYLLHLLGFNSISIIPIAVSITGVLTLLVLSGLKRSNWANSVIVSLTLVSLLVFVLFGLPDFFRYGASNLLPFFPQSKQEGFSGFFYATALMFVAYTGYARIATLGEEVKNPRRFIPRAIVITLIISALLYITVGSVAVGSVGASRLAAVTQSRATPLEIAATSIGTPGLSKLVALGACTAMLGVLLNLILGLSRVVLAMGRKRDLPPLFGHVSEEGRVPSAAVIGIGVVIIGLSLTGSVETTWAFSAFTVLIYYSITNLAALRLAKEDRLYPNAFAIGGLLSCLFLAFWVPMMIWIFGLGLMGIGLLWHLLASHLWQRK; this is encoded by the coding sequence ATGAAGACCAACCCACAACAAAAGGCACTGAAGCGCGAATTAGGAGTATGGGGAGCAACCATGATGGGCCTTGGTTCTATTGTGGGTACGGGTGTCTTCGTGAGTATTGGCGTAGCTGCCGGTGCGGCAGGTCCTTCTGTTATTCTTGCTATTGCCTTAGCAGCCGTTGTAGCAACATGTAATGCTTTCTCAAGTGCGCAGCTTGCAGCCAGTCATGCGGTCAGTGGCGGAACCTATGAATACGGCTATCGTTACCTTCATCCTTGGCTCGGTTTCACAGCTGGCTGGATGTTTTTATGTGCTAAAATGGCTTCAGCAGCAACCGCTGCTCTCGGATTTGCGGGTTATTTGTTGCATTTATTGGGATTTAATTCAATCTCAATCATTCCAATTGCTGTCAGCATAACAGGTGTATTAACACTCCTGGTTCTCAGTGGTCTAAAACGTTCCAATTGGGCAAATAGTGTTATTGTATCGCTGACATTAGTCTCACTTTTGGTCTTCGTATTATTTGGGTTACCTGATTTCTTTCGTTATGGTGCATCGAATCTCCTGCCTTTTTTCCCGCAATCAAAACAAGAGGGCTTTAGCGGCTTCTTCTACGCAACCGCTTTAATGTTTGTCGCCTACACGGGTTACGCACGCATAGCTACCCTTGGCGAAGAGGTAAAGAATCCACGACGTTTCATCCCTCGCGCAATTGTAATTACCCTTATTATCAGTGCCCTTCTATACATCACAGTTGGCTCAGTTGCAGTTGGTTCTGTCGGAGCTTCTCGTCTTGCAGCAGTTACCCAAAGTCGAGCAACCCCTCTTGAGATTGCAGCGACCTCTATAGGCACGCCAGGACTTAGCAAACTAGTAGCTCTAGGAGCCTGTACTGCCATGTTAGGAGTTTTATTAAACCTTATTCTGGGATTGTCTCGGGTGGTTCTGGCAATGGGGCGTAAAAGAGATCTCCCTCCCCTATTTGGCCATGTTTCAGAAGAAGGCCGTGTGCCGTCAGCAGCAGTAATTGGTATTGGGGTCGTAATCATCGGTCTATCTTTAACAGGTAGCGTTGAGACCACCTGGGCATTTAGTGCCTTTACGGTATTAATTTATTACTCAATCACCAATCTCGCCGCTTTGCGTCTTGCCAAAGAGGATCGCCTGTATCCTAATGCGTTTGCTATAGGAGGACTTCTATCTTGTCTTTTTTTGGCCTTTTGGGTTCCAATGATGATTTGGATCTTTGGCTTAGGTCTGATGGGTATTGGCCTTTTATGGCATCTCCTAGCAAGCCACCTATGGCAGCGTAAATAA